The window aaaaataaaaaaggaaaaaatttagaaacaaaaaaggaaaaagaaaaaagaaaaggaaaaaacgtagaaaataaaaattgtggATTTAAAGAACGAATAAAAagacaaattaaaagaaaagaaaaaaaaagataaaacaatccaaaaaaACCGAAGCGGGAATCAAGAATCCTACGTGCCACGACTCACTTACTGCAGTGAAGCAACTCCACTTTGCGCCTTCGATTTATTtccttaaaaaataataatattaaattcacataaataaataaacgacTTTGCTTtccaaattttcattttcattatttaattatttctcatttttttttatcttttccctTTTTATTCTTCCCCCTCCCCCCAAGTCCTCGATTTTCAACCTCTTCATTAGCAGCATGAAACCGAAACCTCAGCTTTGTTCTTGAAACACAggtgccttttttttttttttcctctcttcccttttctctctcttttttcatCTTCGTTTTTAATTAacatattgtatatatatatttgtatatcCATGTTCatggttttatttctttttatctttattctttttcaatCTTCGTAATCGGATGAAGTTGAGGacttagtttttcttttttcaggctgttttttttcttttctttcacgTTTATTTTTGAGCTTTTTTGGTGCTGTTTTGCATCAATGGAGGTTGGATATTGTTATTATAAATggggttttcttttcttctttttcttcccttttatTTTAGGTTCgtttccttttttcttatttgtttaGTCTGGGATTTGTTCATTTACTGATGTTTGTGGTTTTAGTGACTATAATTTGATGGGATCATGTTTGAATTCTTGTTTTAGGGATGTTGGTTTTTTCTTTGgggtatatatttttttaatggaGTTGTTGTAATGGCATTTGTTTGAGTAAGATTTTGTTTGGTTCTTTgggtttctttgttttggtATGGAAAGTGGATCTGGGTTGAGTTAATTGACTTGATTTTGGAATTTAATgatattgttgttattattattattattattattattattttgttttgagtTGGTTTATTAATCTTTCTGTAAGGATTCTCTTGAATTTTTGGGATGTTTGGTGATCCTATTATTCTGAATTTGTATTGATTTTGGAACGAAAATTTGGGttttttatgaatatttttatttttctttgtttcttttttggttCTATTGAGTTCTTGATTGCACGCTAGGACATTGTAAACACTGTATATGTAATGTAGGAGTTGTAGTTTTTATTACAGTGTAAATTTTGGACAGCTGAATTatcttgtgatttttttttgttgattttataCGTACATTATCTGCTAGTAGCGTTGGAGAAATTTAAGTATCGAAGTTTGAAAGCATCATTTTAGAGGCTCTAACTTGCCAGTGAAGGTTGACGTTTTTGGTTGGGAGATGCTAAAGCTTTAAAAAGTTGTGTAATTTTAACTTACTTTATTGTGATACTAATACTGGAGGGGCTTTAGTTTTTCTTGTCATCTTGAAATTTTATCAGTTGATTTATAGAATTTAGTAATAGAATACGGTGCAAAGCTAAGATCATTATGAGAATGTGCGGATCTTGCAAGTTTTGGTTAAAATATGTTGAGCTGAAACAGATTTGTGAGGGGCAAGATTATAAATGGCACATTTTGTGATGCTGAACTCATTTTTTTTGGCAGATGGATTTGGTCAAAGAAAATTACCAAGACATTGATGGCAATGAAGATGGATCTCCCGAACAGTCGGTTTCTCAGGAAAATTCTGAAATATGCGATGAATTTTCAGATCCAGAGATTTCTCCTCGAGTTGGTGAAGAATATCAAGTTGAAGTTCCTCCTCTATTGTTGAAATCTGATATTAACTGGCTCCAGAGTTGCAAGGAGGCGGAAATTCAGGATAGCAGCCTCCACGATTTTTTTGTGGGATTGCCTGTCCAGGTAATGTGGATTTCCGAGGAAGCTCATTGGATGGAGCGTAAGCTACATGAGGATAAAGTTGAGAAATGCAGCAGAAAGGAGGACTTGAAGGGTGAATCATTTCAAGATGAACAGAAAGATGACAGTGCAAAATCGATCATTGAGGCAACGAAAATGACGACAAGTAGTAAAATAAAGGTCAGTAAAGCAGCAGATTTAGCTTTGCCAAAAGAAACAGTACTTGCAACCGATACGGATCAGAAGGATAACATCAACGGTTTCCATCTGGTTCCTGGTGTCTCGGGTGAGCCTTGGAGTAATATAGAAGAGGCCAGTTTTCTTCTTGGTTTATACATATTTGGGAAAAACCTTGTTTTGGTGAAGAAGTTTGTTGGAAGCAAACAGATGGGGGATATTCTGTCCTTTTACTATGGAAGGTTTTATCAGTCAGAAAAGTACTGCCGATGGTGTGAATGTCGGAAAACTCGAGGCAGAAAATGTGTCTATGGACAGAGATTGTTTAAAGGTTGGAGGCAACAAGAATTGGTTTCTCGGTTGCTTCTTCATGTAGCAGAGGATAACAAGAATGCATTAATGGAGGTACTTTTATCATAATCCAATAAAATCtgctttgttttttgtttttttctttaatcaattTTGTAAGGCATTGAATGTTTTTGTTGCATTTGCatgttctttaatttttctCCATCCAagtatgttttttaaaaaatatggtTGCACTGTCAGGTCACAAAATCATTTGGAGATGGcaaattttcttttgaagaattcGTGTTTGCTTTGAAGGCCACAGTTGGATTGGAAGCTTTTGTGGATGCAGTGGGGATTGGTAAAGAGAAGCAAGATCTTACAAGCGTTTCCATGGATCCAGTAAAGTCGAACCATGGGTCTTCTCTCCGCCCTGAAATACCTACTGGGAAAGCATGTTCTGCCCTTACTCCACTAGAAATTGTCAACTATCTAACGGGAGATTTCAGGTTGAGCAAAGCTCGATCGAGTGATCTCTTCTGGGAAGCTGTTTGGCCCCGTTTGCTTGCTCGTGGATGGCACTCTGAGCAGCCGAGTAATGGTTTTACTGCTGGTATGAAGCATTCATTGGTCTTTCTTGTCCCAGGTATCAAAAAGTTTTCAAGGAGAAAGCTGGTTCGGGGTAACCACTATTTTGATTCTGTCAGTGACGTCCTTGGTAAAGTTGCTTTGGATCCTGGACTACTTGAGCTTGACAATAATGTTGATAAAGATGGTAAGAGCAACGAAGAAAATGGGTGGACTGATGACTCCAAAGTGGACCAAGAGGAGTTTCCTTCCCAGCAACGCCATTGTTATCTCAAACCAAGAACTCCAGCCAACACTGATATTTTAAAGTTTACCATCGTCGACACCAGTCTGGCTAACGGAAGTGCATCAAAAATTCGAGAACTTAGAAGTTTACCAGTAGACTTACTAACCGTTTCTTCATCGAGATCTTATTTCGAAAATCATGCCCTATGTTCTTCCAGCGAGTCAATGGAGGAATCTGATTCTGAAGAGGACCAATGTGTCGACAAGGCTGAGACTGCCAATACTTCTCAAGCCTTGAggaaaaacaagaaacaaaaagtCATTTCGAATGGACATTATTCTCCATCAGATGTTTCAAAGTCGAAACAAGTGCTTCCGGTTAGTTGTAAACCAGATTCTATGGATTCACCTGCAGAAGTTTTGAAGGATCACAGCTGCATCAAGTTGGATGGCACACAATCTCAGAACGGTATTGTGCACCCGTTTAGCCAAAAATCGAGATTGGACATTAAGAGGAAACCTACAAATGTAACCAAAAAACGCAGGAAATTAAATACTTTTGGTTTGAAGTGTACAAGTAATATTTCTGTAGCTTCCAAACCTAAAGAGGAGGATGCCTGCTGCAAACCAAAAGAGGAGGATTCCTGCTGCAAAGCGAAAGAGGAGGATTCCTGCTGCAAACCGAAAGAGGAGGATTCCTGCTGCAAACCAAAAGAGGAGGATTCCTGCTGCAAACCAGAAGAGGAGGATTCCTGCTGCAAACCGAAAGAGGAGGATTCCTACTGCAACCCTAAAGAGGAGGATTCCTGCTGCAAACCGAAAGAGGAGGATGCCTACTGCTCTAAAGACGGTTCCGATACTAGCAAGAACATTCTGCCTAGTGGAGATTTGTTGCAGGAGAAATCTTCTAGTTCATCTGGATGCAGTCCCATATCTAGCCTTGATGGAAACCCAAAGGAAATCGACCTCAATCAATCTCGTGCCTTAATAGACTTAAACTTGCCCGTTCCTCTCGATGCTGAAACTGACGAACCTGTTATAATGCATATGAGACGAGAACGACCTGACCAAACAAGCAAGGAACCAAACGATCCTAGTGTAGCTAAAACTTCTGAAGTCGTCCAAAACGTTTCTGAT is drawn from Cucumis melo cultivar AY chromosome 11, USDA_Cmelo_AY_1.0, whole genome shotgun sequence and contains these coding sequences:
- the LOC103497866 gene encoding uncharacterized protein LOC103497866 isoform X5; the encoded protein is MDLVKENYQDIDGNEDGSPEQSVSQENSEICDEFSDPEISPRVGEEYQVEVPPLLLKSDINWLQSCKEAEIQDSSLHDFFVGLPVQVMWISEEAHWMERKLHEDKVEKCSRKEDLKGESFQDEQKDDSAKSIIEATKMTTSSKIKVSKAADLALPKETVLATDTDQKDNINGFHLVPGVSGEPWSNIEEASFLLGLYIFGKNLVLVKKFVGSKQMGDILSFYYGRFYQSEKYCRWCECRKTRGRKCVYGQRLFKGWRQQELVSRLLLHVAEDNKNALMEVTKSFGDGKFSFEEFVFALKATVGLEAFVDAVGIGKEKQDLTSVSMDPVKSNHGSSLRPEIPTGKACSALTPLEIVNYLTGDFRLSKARSSDLFWEAVWPRLLARGWHSEQPSNGFTAGMKHSLVFLVPGIKKFSRRKLVRGNHYFDSVSDVLGKVALDPGLLELDNNVDKDGKSNEENGWTDDSKVDQEEFPSQQRHCYLKPRTPANTDILKFTIVDTSLANGSASKIRELRSLPVDLLTVSSSRSYFENHALCSSSESMEESDSEEDQCVDKAETANTSQALRKNKKQKVISNGHYSPSDVSKSKQVLPVSCKPDSMDSPAEVLKDHSCIKLDGTQSQNGIVHPFSQKSRLDIKRKPTNVTKKRRKLNTFGLKCTSNISVASKPKEEDACCKPKEEDSCCKAKEEDSCCKPKEEDSCCKPKEEDSCCKPEEEDSCCKPKEEDSYCNPKEEDSCCKPKEEDAYCSKDGSDTSKNILPSGDLLQEKSSSSSGCSPISSLDGNPKEIDLNQSRALIDLNLPVPLDAETDEPVIMHMRRERPDQTSKEPNDPSVAKTSEVVQNVSDQQLNMNSRRVSSRNRPPTTRALEARALGLLDVKQKRKHKDPFLEGNLIVKPPRRGCPKTNSLTKQGTRRFIRNFI
- the LOC103497866 gene encoding uncharacterized protein LOC103497866 isoform X4; the encoded protein is MDLVKENYQDIDGNEDGSPEQSVSQENSEICDEFSDPEISPRVGEEYQVEVPPLLLKSDINWLQSCKEAEIQDSSLHDFFVGLPVQVMWISEEAHWMERKLHEDKVEKCSRKEDLKGESFQDEQKDDSAKSIIEATKMTTSSKIKVSKAADLALPKETVLATDTDQKDNINGFHLVPGVSGEPWSNIEEASFLLGLYIFGKNLVLVKKFVGSKQMGDILSFYYGRFYQSEKYCRWCECRKTRGRKCVYGQRLFKGWRQQELVSRLLLHVAEDNKNALMEVTKSFGDGKFSFEEFVFALKATVGLEAFVDAVGIGKEKQDLTSVSMDPVKSNHGSSLRPEIPTGKACSALTPLEIVNYLTGDFRLSKARSSDLFWEAVWPRLLARGWHSEQPSNGFTAGMKHSLVFLVPGIKKFSRRKLVRGNHYFDSVSDVLGKVALDPGLLELDNNVDKDGKSNEENGWTDDSKVDQEEFPSQQRHCYLKPRTPANTDILKFTIVDTSLANGSASKIRELRSLPVDLLTVSSSRSYFENHALCSSSESMEESDSEEDQCVDKAETANTSQALRKNKKQKVISNGHYSPSDVSKSKQVLPVSCKPDSMDSPAEVLKDHSCIKLDGTQSQNGIVHPFSQKSRLDIKRKPTNVTKKRRKLNTFGLKCTSNISVASKPKEEDACCKPKEEDSCCKAKEEDSCCKPKEEDSCCKPKEEDSCCKPEEEDSCCKPKEEDSYCNPKEEDSCCKPKEEDAYCSKDGSDTSKNILPSGDLLQEKSSSSSGCSPISSLDGNPKEIDLNQSRALIDLNLPVPLDAETDEPVIMHMRRERPDQTSKEPNDPSVAKTSEVVQNVSDQQLNMNSRRVSSRNRPPTTRALEARALGLLDVKQKRKHKDPFLEGNLIVKPPRRGCPKSSIFNLFISSMKPKPQLCF
- the LOC103497866 gene encoding uncharacterized protein LOC103497866 isoform X1, which translates into the protein MDLVKENYQDIDGNEDGSPEQSVSQENSEICDEFSDPEISPRVGEEYQVEVPPLLLKSDINWLQSCKEAEIQDSSLHDFFVGLPVQVMWISEEAHWMERKLHEDKVEKCSRKEDLKGESFQDEQKDDSAKSIIEATKMTTSSKIKVSKAADLALPKETVLATDTDQKDNINGFHLVPGVSGEPWSNIEEASFLLGLYIFGKNLVLVKKFVGSKQMGDILSFYYGRFYQSEKYCRWCECRKTRGRKCVYGQRLFKGWRQQELVSRLLLHVAEDNKNALMEVTKSFGDGKFSFEEFVFALKATVGLEAFVDAVGIGKEKQDLTSVSMDPVKSNHGSSLRPEIPTGKACSALTPLEIVNYLTGDFRLSKARSSDLFWEAVWPRLLARGWHSEQPSNGFTAGMKHSLVFLVPGIKKFSRRKLVRGNHYFDSVSDVLGKVALDPGLLELDNNVDKDGKSNEENGWTDDSKVDQEEFPSQQRHCYLKPRTPANTDILKFTIVDTSLANGSASKIRELRSLPVDLLTVSSSRSYFENHALCSSSESMEESDSEEDQCVDKAETANTSQALRKNKKQKVISNGHYSPSDVSKSKQVLPVSCKPDSMDSPAEVLKDHSCIKLDGTQSQNGIVHPFSQKSRLDIKRKPTNVTKKRRKLNTFGLKCTSNISVASKPKEEDACCKPKEEDSCCKAKEEDSCCKPKEEDSCCKPKEEDSCCKPEEEDSCCKPKEEDSYCNPKEEDSCCKPKEEDAYCSKDGSDTSKNILPSGDLLQEKSSSSSGCSPISSLDGNPKEIDLNQSRALIDLNLPVPLDAETDEPVIMHMRRERPDQTSKEPNDPSVAKTSEVVQNVSDQQLNMNSRRVSSRNRPPTTRALEARALGLLDVKQKRKHKDPFLEGNLIVKPPRRGCPKVRPTENLEISIEKFKIEDRAVVVSPCNSNSNSNSNSEVLPKLET
- the LOC103497866 gene encoding uncharacterized protein LOC103497866 isoform X3, with the translated sequence MDLVKENYQDIDGNEDGSPEQSVSQENSEICDEFSDPEISPRVGEEYQVEVPPLLLKSDINWLQSCKEAEIQDSSLHDFFVGLPVQVMWISEEAHWMERKLHEDKVEKCSRKEDLKGESFQDEQKDDSAKSIIEATKMTTSSKIKVSKAADLALPKETVLATDTDQKDNINGFHLVPGVSGEPWSNIEEASFLLGLYIFGKNLVLVKKFVGSKQMGDILSFYYGRFYQSEKYCRWCECRKTRGRKCVYGQRLFKGWRQQELVSRLLLHVAEDNKNALMEVTKSFGDGKFSFEEFVFALKATVGLEAFVDAVGIGKEKQDLTSVSMDPVKSNHGSSLRPEIPTGKACSALTPLEIVNYLTGDFRLSKARSSDLFWEAVWPRLLARGWHSEQPSNGFTAGMKHSLVFLVPGIKKFSRRKLVRGNHYFDSVSDVLGKVALDPGLLELDNNVDKDGKSNEENGWTDDSKVDQEEFPSQQRHCYLKPRTPANTDILKFTIVDTSLANGSASKIRELRSLPVDLLTVSSSRSYFENHALCSSSESMEESDSEEDQCVDKAETANTSQALRKNKKQKVISNGHYSPSDVSKSKQVLPVSCKPDSMDSPAEVLKDHSCIKLDGTQSQNGIVHPFSQKSRLDIKRKPTNVTKKRRKLNTFGLKCTSNISVASKPKEEDACCKPKEEDSCCKAKEEDSCCKPKEEDSCCKPKEEDSCCKPEEEDSCCKPKEEDSYCNPKEEDSCCKPKEEDAYCSKDGSDTSKNILPSGDLLQEKSSSSSGCSPISSLDGNPKEIDLNQSRALIDLNLPVPLDAETDEPVIMHMRRERPDQTSKEPNDPSVAKTSEVVQNVSDQQLNMNSRRVSSRNRPPTTRALEARALGLLDVKQKRKHKDPFLEGNLIVKPPRRGCPKVGILIGNQTNSLTKQGTRRFIRNFI
- the LOC103497866 gene encoding uncharacterized protein LOC103497866 isoform X2, which codes for MDLVKENYQDIDGNEDGSPEQSVSQENSEICDEFSDPEISPRVGEEYQVEVPPLLLKSDINWLQSCKEAEIQDSSLHDFFVGLPVQVMWISEEAHWMERKLHEDKVEKCSRKEDLKGESFQDEQKDDSAKSIIEATKMTTSSKIKVSKAADLALPKETVLATDTDQKDNINGFHLVPGVSGEPWSNIEEASFLLGLYIFGKNLVLVKKFVGSKQMGDILSFYYGRFYQSEKYCRWCECRKTRGRKCVYGQRLFKGWRQQELVSRLLLHVAEDNKNALMEVTKSFGDGKFSFEEFVFALKATVGLEAFVDAVGIGKEKQDLTSVSMDPVKSNHGSSLRPEIPTGKACSALTPLEIVNYLTGDFRLSKARSSDLFWEAVWPRLLARGWHSEQPSNGFTAGMKHSLVFLVPGIKKFSRRKLVRGNHYFDSVSDVLGKVALDPGLLELDNNVDKDGKSNEENGWTDDSKVDQEEFPSQQRHCYLKPRTPANTDILKFTIVDTSLANGSASKIRELRSLPVDLLTVSSSRSYFENHALCSSSESMEESDSEEDQCVDKAETANTSQALRKNKKQKVISNGHYSPSDVSKSKQVLPVSCKPDSMDSPAEVLKDHSCIKLDGTQSQNGIVHPFSQKSRLDIKRKPTNVTKKRRKLNTFGLKCTSNISVASKPKEEDACCKPKEEDSCCKAKEEDSCCKPKEEDSCCKPKEEDSCCKPEEEDSCCKPKEEDSYCNPKEEDSCCKPKEEDAYCSKDGSDTSKNILPSGDLLQEKSSSSSGCSPISSLDGNPKEIDLNQSRALIDLNLPVPLDAETDEPVIMHMRRERPDQTSKEPNDPSVAKTSEVVQNVSDQQLNMNSRRVSSRNRPPTTRALEARALGLLDVKQKRKHKDPFLEGNLIVKPPRRGCPKNGSLKASFRGSNLLVKVGILIGNQTNSLTKQGTRRFIRNFI